One region of Gouania willdenowi chromosome 13, fGouWil2.1, whole genome shotgun sequence genomic DNA includes:
- the rtn2a gene encoding reticulon-2a isoform X2 yields MASKVMDLIYWKETERSGMVLTGLVVGLLSLFQLSIITVVSTVSLAVTCITISVRIYYHVLHAFKWGDGLHPFKTYLDMDISFSGEQADHYMQKLIVTTLSAVNTLKRLFFVENLFESIKLLVLMYLTTYLGRLCNGLTLLIISVIAVFSLPLFYRQRQEQVDSVVAKVQAQVDNIHDFLRRLAQGGGPPPDPTPGGAKPKVQ; encoded by the exons ATGGCCAGTAAAG TGATGGACCTGATTTACTGGAAGGAGACGGAGCGCAGTGGCATGGTGCTCACAGGGTTGGTGGTGGGCTTGTTGTCTCTATTCCAGCTCAGCATCATCACCGTGGTCTCCACAGTCTCCTTGGCTGTCACGTGCATCACCATCTCAGTGCGCATCTATTACCATGTGCTCCACGCCTTCAAGTGGGGAGATGGATTACATCCCTTCAA GACATATTTGGACATGGACATCAGTTTCAGTGGAGAACAGGCTGACCATTATATGCAGAAGTTAATCGTCACAACGCTGTCTGCTGTCAACACtttaaaaagacttttttttgttgaaaaccTTTTTGAGTCCATAAAG CTGCTGGTTCTGATGTACCTTACGACCTACCTGGGACGCCTGTGCAATGGCCTTACTCTGCTCATCATCA GTGTGATTGCTGTCTTTTCCTTGCCTCTTTTCTACAGACAACGCCAG GAACAAGTGGATAGTGTTGTGGCAAAGGTCCAGGCTCAAGTTGACAACATACATGACTT TCTCCGAAGACTAGCCCAGGGAGGCGGCCCTCCCCCCGATCCAACCCCAGGTGGCGCTAAACCCAAAGTCCAGTAG
- the rtn2a gene encoding reticulon-2a isoform X1: MGQVLGFSQCQEYGSVASTPDSTPPCTDGGNEESEIYELQTAREWSDDEVVGEQEDDDDDDEDGLASSSSIWGTPRQSSLELTFSYIAIAEAESVGASRHYRERRRAGSSRGSRIPLIRTDTLETLLDPPDVEWDPHAFLSQEEEEEALDRRDQEEREARGVSREREQTQTITIQPSSLNLDSENHREDVQSEASMSQTVRLPSPVQPSSEQSHSHPLHHAYSTTPGPVSPVAREIISVKLLTSVQPQGPTPTTSATINLNSQEQLLSDHWFAAALTPEDPRGYTHIAVMDLIYWKETERSGMVLTGLVVGLLSLFQLSIITVVSTVSLAVTCITISVRIYYHVLHAFKWGDGLHPFKTYLDMDISFSGEQADHYMQKLIVTTLSAVNTLKRLFFVENLFESIKLLVLMYLTTYLGRLCNGLTLLIISVIAVFSLPLFYRQRQEQVDSVVAKVQAQVDNIHDFLRRLAQGGGPPPDPTPGGAKPKVQ, translated from the exons ATGGGCCAGGTTTTAGGATTCTCCCAGTGCC AGGAATATGGCTCAGTGGCCTCCACTCCTGACTCAACGCCTCCCTGCACTGATG GTGGAAATGAGGAGTCAGAGATCTATGAGCTGCAAACAGCCAGAGAGTGGTCGGACGATGAGGTCGTTGGAGAgcaggaggatgatgatgatgatgatgaggatggaCTGGCCTCTTCATCGTCCATCTGGGGTACGCCACGTCAAAGCTCTCTGGAGCTGACCTTTTCCTACATCGCCATTGCTGAGGCTGAATCTGTGGGGGCTTCACGACATTATCGTGAGCGGCGCAGGGCTGGCAGCTCACGGGGAAGCCGCATTCCTCTAATCCGCACAGACACCCTGGAAACATTGTTAGACCCTCCGGATGTTGAGTGGGACCCTCACGCATTCCTTagtcaagaagaagaagaagaggcgtTAGACAGGAGAGATCAGGAGGAGAGGGAGGCGAGGGGAGTGAGTAGGGAGAGAGAGCAAACTCAGACTATTACAATTCAGCCCTCTTCCCTCAACTTGGATTCAGAGAATCACAGAGAAGATGTCCAAAGTGAGGCAAGCATGTCCCAGACGGTCCGACTTCCATCTCCAGTTCAACCATCCTCTGAGCAGAGCCACTCGCACCCTCTTCACC ATGCTTACTCAACAACGCCTGGTCCTGTGTCTCCTGTTGCCAGGGAAATCATTTCAGTGAAGCTCCTCACATCTGTGCAACCTCAAGGCCCAACACCCACAACATCAGCCACCATCAACCTAAACTCTCAGGAACAGCTGCTCAGCGATCACTGGTTTGCAGCAGCTCTTACCCCAGAGGACCCCAGAGGATACACACACATAGCAG TGATGGACCTGATTTACTGGAAGGAGACGGAGCGCAGTGGCATGGTGCTCACAGGGTTGGTGGTGGGCTTGTTGTCTCTATTCCAGCTCAGCATCATCACCGTGGTCTCCACAGTCTCCTTGGCTGTCACGTGCATCACCATCTCAGTGCGCATCTATTACCATGTGCTCCACGCCTTCAAGTGGGGAGATGGATTACATCCCTTCAA GACATATTTGGACATGGACATCAGTTTCAGTGGAGAACAGGCTGACCATTATATGCAGAAGTTAATCGTCACAACGCTGTCTGCTGTCAACACtttaaaaagacttttttttgttgaaaaccTTTTTGAGTCCATAAAG CTGCTGGTTCTGATGTACCTTACGACCTACCTGGGACGCCTGTGCAATGGCCTTACTCTGCTCATCATCA GTGTGATTGCTGTCTTTTCCTTGCCTCTTTTCTACAGACAACGCCAG GAACAAGTGGATAGTGTTGTGGCAAAGGTCCAGGCTCAAGTTGACAACATACATGACTT TCTCCGAAGACTAGCCCAGGGAGGCGGCCCTCCCCCCGATCCAACCCCAGGTGGCGCTAAACCCAAAGTCCAGTAG
- the LOC114474479 gene encoding 4F2 cell-surface antigen heavy chain, which yields MPLNAENTEYGSLPGAGLSGGPGDAEAAPLFAPEPVQKWRPMSQEELEAVAGGPGWRKARCYLVLLFWLSWLVILATAVAIIVLSPRPEAPELRWWQRTLFYQLRPQMFSPPGGSQGLSALSEQLPFFSSLGIGALILEGLFDKKPSPLNLHGINEDMTTIQHLLSKSNKANLKVVLDFCDLDLSGTQDDTGEERSNLSSSTQHAVRFWLEQGVAGFSICDSDEVYTEKTLLEWRTVFKEFGNQEEERIVLVKQTGDILLPQRTSSHSNITLINVIMRSILPQSHHLLTVQKVAEAIETHLQTQEEHIWLSWTIGGKVSRNLKRLLLVLTMTLPGSPVIQHGEVDQIQNVSLPVNGKSDEQSDASAGEETSTRSNLALFTSLSHSRAREEALLYGSFTFLPFNTSNMIPSNSTAPSPTNPPILAFLRSWGCVHFIILLNVGPVPHALDPAWAQSLPEAGVFVSSTGQDRLGSTSLYALKLQPYEAIVIKLFQGGSYS from the exons ATGCCTCTGAACGCCGAGAACACAGAGTACGGCAGCCTGCCTGGAGCCGGTCTGTCGGGCGGGCCGGGGGACGCCGAAGCGGCCCCGCTGTTCGCCCCGGAGCCGGTGCAGAAGTGGCGGCCCATGAGCCAGGAGGAGCTGGAGGCTGTGGCAGGTGGACCCGGATGGAGGAAGGCTCGGTGTTACCTGGTGCTACTGTTCTGGCTCTCCTGGTTAGTCATACTGGCCACTGCCGTCGCTATCATCGTGTTGAGCCCTCGGCCTGAAGCGCCTGAGCTCCGCTGGTGGCAGAGGACCTTGTTCTACCAGCTGCGGCCCCAGATGTTCTCCCCACCAGGAGGTTCACAGGGCCTCAGCG CACTGAGTGAGCAGCTTCCATTCTTCAGTTCTTTGGGGATCGGGGCTTTAATCCTGGAAGGTCTGTTTGATAAGAAGCCATCTCCTCTAAATCTACATGGAATTAATGAAGATATGACCACAATCCAACATTTGCTctcaaaatcaaacaaagcca ATCTGAAAGTGGTGTTGGATTTCTGTGATCTCGATCTGTCGGGAACTCAAGATGACACTGGCGAGGAGCGGTCGAACCTGTCGAGCTCTacccag CATGCGGTTCGATTTTGGTTGGAACAGGGTGTGGCAGGCTTTTCCATCTGTGACTCGGATGAAGTATACACAGAGAAG ACTCTCCTGGAATGGAGGACTGTCTTTAAGGAATTTGGCAACCAGGAAGAGGAAAG GATCGTGCTGGTGAAACAGACAGGAGACATTCTACTTCCTCAAAGAACTTCCAGCCACAGCAACATCACTTTGATCAATGTGATCATGAGGTCAATTCTGCCACAATCGCATCACCTGCTGACCGTGCAGAAAGTAGCAGAAGCCATAGAGACACATCTACAAACACAGGAAGAGCATATATGGCTGAGCTGGACA ATTGGAGGTAAAGTATCTCGTAACTTAAAACGGTTACTTTTGGTGTTGACGATGACACTGCCCGGATCACCAGTAATTCAACATGGGGAGGTTGATCAAATACAG AATGTGTCTCTTCCAGTCAACGGTAAAAGCGATGAGCAATCGGACGCCTCTGCT GGAGAGGAGACATCAACACgttcaaatctggccctttttACCTCCCTAAGCCATTCCAGAGCCAGAGAAGAAGCTCTACTTTATGGCAGTTTCACCTTCCTGCCTTTCAACACCTCCAACATGATCCCTTCAAACTCCACAGCTCCCTCGCCTACAAACCCCCCCATCCTGGCCTTTTTACGGTCCTGGGGTTGTGTCCATTTCATTATTCTCCTCAATGTTGGGCCTGTGCCCCATGCCCTGGATCCAGCCTGGGCCCAGTCCCTGCCTGAGGCTGGAGTGTTTGTATCCAGCACAGGACAGGATCGATTAGGCTCCACTTCTCTGTACGCTCTGAAGCTGCAACCCTATGAGGCCATTGTGATCAAACTGTTCCAGGGTGGAAGCTACTCATAG
- the ppm1na gene encoding protein phosphatase, Mg2+/Mn2+ dependent, 1Na (putative): protein MRTARRASNVEVPSFLRQLVKETEKMVTFFFKGGTADTIPEEEDSCDEDDSMPSPYLDRPILEKHISEGGSDLGVNYALASMQGWRAQMEDAHTCMPQLKGELTDWAYFAVFDGHAGNTVAQYCSRNLLEHILATGGVKADNNPEQVKEGIRQGFLDIDRHMHKVSHRDSWERSGSTAAAVMISPRYIYFINCGDSRTLLCHDGKVVFYTEDHKPFNPREKERIQNAGGSVTLQRVNGSLAVSRALGDFDFKEVEWRPQTEQLVSPEPEVCEVERTPEDEFLILACDGVWDAIGNEELCSFVRSRLQVCNDLRDICAQVIDLCLYKGSLDNISIIIICFPGAPQVSQEALQQEAALERHIDMKVEEIIQMIKSKKEDPDLLYVIKILAAEEMPGLPPGGGITSKRDCIISAYQKHISSKSQEPMDIEESNKD, encoded by the exons ATGAGGACGGCCAGGAGAGCCAGCAATGTGGAGGTGCCTTCCTTCCTCCGGCAGCTCGTCAAAGAGACGGAGAAGATGGTCACCTTCTTCTTCAAGGGAGGAACTGCGGATACCATACCTGAGGAAGAGGATAGTTGTGATGAGGATGACTCCATGCCGAGTCCCTATTTGGATCGTCCTATCTTGGAAAAGCACATTTCAGAAGGAGGTTCTGATCTGGGGGTGAACTACGCTTTGGCCAGCATGCAGGGCTGGAGGGCTCAGATGGAGGACGCTCACACCTGTATGCCCCAACTGAAAGGAGAGCTGACAGACTGGGCGTACTTTGCTGTTTTTGATGGGCATGCAGGCAATACAGTGGCTCAGTACTGCTCAAGAAACCTGCTGGAACACATCCTGGCAACAG GTGGGGTTAAAGCAGACAACAACCCTGAGCAGGTAAAAGAAGGGATCCGTCAAGGTTTCCTGGACATCGATCGTCACATGCACAAAGTGTCCCATCGGGACAGCTGGGAGAGAAGTGGCTCCACTGCAGCAGCCGTCATGATTTCTCCACGCTACATATATTTTATCAATTGTGGAGATTCGCGCACCCTGCTCTGCCATGACGGTAAGGTGGTCTTCTACACCGAGGATCACAAGCCATTCAACCCCAGAGAAAAGGAGCGCATCCAAAATGCAGGAGGCTCAGTGACCCTGCAGAGAGTCAATGGTTCTCTGGCTGTTTCTAGAGCCCTGGGTGACTTTGATTTTAAAGAGGTGGAGTGGAGGCCACAGACAGAGCAGCTGGTGTCCCCAGAGCCAGaggtgtgcgaggtggagaggACTCCGGAAGACGAATTCCTAATCCTGGCATGTGATGGTGTGTGGGATGCTATCGGAAACGAGGAACTTTGCTCTTTTGTGCGCAGTCGCCTGCAGGTGTGCAACGACCTGAGGGACATCTGTGCACAAGTCATTGACCTCTGCCTCTATAAG GGCAGCCTGGATAacatcagcatcatcatcatttgcTTCCCTGGCGCCCCCCAGGTGTCACAGGAGGCACTGCAACAAGAAGCAGCACTGGAGAGGCACATCGACATGAAAGTAGAAG AAATTATTCAAATGATAAAGTCCAAGAAAGAAGACCCTGACCTGCTCTATGTGATCAAAATCCTGGCAGCAGAAGAGATGCCAGGTCTTCCTCCTGGAGGAGGCATCACCAGCAA GCGAGATTGTATAATCTCTGCATACCAGAAACACATCAGCTCCAAGAGTCAGGAGCCGATG gatATTGaagaatcaaacaaagattaa